TAATGAGTTGAGAAAGGAAACTAAGCAACTCAGGGAAGAACTCCAAAGAGACAGAGAGGCCCATGCTCAATAGATTGCTACCCTTGTGAAACCTTCGACCCCCTCTGCCTCTCACCCCTGAACATGTTCCTTTCAGTGTCCTTAGTTCTTTTGCTATTCTACTAATGTCTTATCTTTTGTTTCTTCTGTCTTAGTCTGAGTAGCCTGCAGCAtgcttagtttattttgttttaatgatGAAGACAAGGCCCTGTCTTCTTTTGGAACTACTTAATGTCTCATTTTACTCTGCTTTACTGCTTTGTATTCTTTTGGATCATCAGCCTTCTTTATTTGCCCTTTCTTATGCTTGTATTGTCGTTTGTTTGGCCTTGAATCTTACATTATTTGTGCTTAATGTATAACATGTGTTTGTGTTTTTCggtgatgccaaaaggggaaacaTAAGATTGGAAGGTTATGGGTTGTGAACATACATGTCTGTCAATAGTACTTGTCGTGATCATCTGGTTCTTTGATGTGATTGCCTAGTTCTGTgtacaaagtttgtcatcatcaaaaagagggAATTTGTTGAGTATTGAAGTTTTGTTGATTAACAAAGTGTGACTAACTGCTCAAAGAACCATATCCTCAATGTAGCTGCTTAATTGTTGTGAAGAACCAGCTCCTCAGGTTAAAGGATCAGCTCCTCATGATTGATATTTGTACGTATGTACAAGAGagtaactttatctcaaagttacccAGATCCGAATTTGGTGGAAGATGGCTGCTATAAGTGATAAAGGTCGTTGCTCAAGAAGATACAGATATATAATTCAGTCAAAGACAAAAGTCCCAAAGCTTATGTAATCCTTGGAACAGTAGGAGTCCTATCAAAGAGTAAGCTAACTATGAATAGAACTTCTAGAAGATCTCAAGTGGCGTTTTAAATATGATTGATTTTGGACTTCTGAACTATCCTTTTACAAATCAGCTAAAGTGTCATAAGTTATTTTTACATGTGTTAAGTACTTGCTTTGTACTCTTCCAAGTCAGTCCAGTGAATAtgttttaggaaattgagttgtaAGGAGTGAGTATTTTgctttacaagttagagtaacttgtgaATCAATAGGAGTAGTAGGAGTACTGGAGAGTATTGAATTAGAGTCTTgtaattgatacattttggctcaTTGTTCTAGTGGAGCTGGAGTTGAAAATCCTACATGGTAGGCCGTAATTTTTGCGCCTTTTGAGCTGGgttatttttcacgtaaaatcgTTGTGTTCATTTTCTTACTTATTTACTTTACGCTTAAGGAACACggtaaagaaccaagttctttagtAATCCATACGGGCACTCAAATTAACACTCCCAAAAATTGGGAACATAATATTCCTAAGTGTTTCAATATTCTAGGAGTAGAAACTTGAGGAATGTGGTTTATTCTTCATGTGGGTGCTGCATTTTATTTCATTTCACCAAGTGATGTTCAACTCTTACGGCTCTAATACTTTAAAAAATTTTAGTATCAGAAAGACAGTCACTGCTTCTCCAAATACATTGATTTCTGTGACTGATTTGCCAAATCTGACAACCAGATTTCATAAATCAGGGAGGAATTATGGGCATTGCCAATCTTCCTTGTTCCCTAATCCGAAGTTCTAAAGAATTGGCTTTTGATTCTTAAAGAGTTATCCACTCAAAATCAAATCATCTGACGAGATAAACTTCAATACTTTACTGAAAGCATATGGAATTTTaatttacaaattttttttttgataaagctAGGGATGGCTCGCTTGTGCGCATTTCAACAATTCAATATGTAATGTAATGTATTTAATCAGGTACTCCTACGTAATTGTAGGCAAATCGCGAGGATTCACCTAATATTGCCTCGGCTAGAATTCAAACCTTGATTTTTGAGGTTATTACACCTTCTATTTCACTCCAAGGTCACTATCACCCTTGAAAGTACTTCTTTGTTATCTTTATGAGCAAACGCTGATttcaaaaaaagtaaatttttttaaaaaaaaaaaaaaaattcttatgtccaaacgggctctaaatcgTTTGGGACGCGGATACAAACCCGTGAACAGGAGGAGAAGGAAAGCATTTGGCATTTTCACCAGCCGACACTGATGACTCATGCTACAGTAAAAATGTCAATAAGGGAATTTTCAGCAGCTGTAGTGCGTATTTACCGTGCGTATTCACCGATTAAGCTCAACGACAAAACCTCACATCATCTGTGCTTTGAATGGGTTATttcaatataaatttaaggaTTAAATATATTTCATATTAAATTAAAAGTATTAACTAGAATCAATATTATCCTTAATTCTAAAACTATAATCCTGGTATATTCTAATCTTCAACCAAATGAGATCAGTAAAGCTAAATCCATTTTACACAGCTTTGCATGTCCTGCATAATTGTAACGTTAATTGCAAGATTTGTAGCTAACACGTTGATTAAATCATCCTTCATACTTTAAGTAACGCAAATCAAGGTTAAAAGTTTTCTGCTAATTAAGTGCTAATGCTCAAGAGGGAGAACGAACGGTTTACATTTTAATTTTATACACTTGCAGAAATTAACTAGAGGTAGCACGCATCTCTTAATCCTACGGATGTAAAAAAGGGACAAACAATCTAAGAAAGCAATATTCATTTTTTGCCTTCCAAACACAAATATTAGCAGCAAATATTCATAATTTACATAAACTTTTTGCTTCTGCTACTTCAATAATGAAAAACTTTCAATTCCATGCAAAACAAGTCATTCTCTTCTTAGAAATGTTGATTCTCAAGATTGCGCGTTAGATCAGATCATTAGGTCAGCTAATTCTGCTTAATTCCACCTGCAAATTAAAGCCACCAATCTCAGTTCCCATATTTAATTTGGAGCACAATAATTGTATAAACAAATCAAATAGGCAAACACAATTTGAAACTCACGAGTAAGGGTGGAGAGGTCGGAGCTTTTCAACACACGCAGCCTTTTCACAGTAGACACAAACATGCTGAAAATGTCACACGATATGAAATTAGAACAAACCGAATAAAACAACAGGAATAAACAGAAACTTTGAAGACTAATAATAATTGTGTACTGAAACCACTAACCAAATGCCATACTAGAATTCAGAAATGGGTTTCCTTTATTAGGTGCACTATGTCATAAACATGCATTTTAACTCAATCAATATTCAATTATTGTCCTATGCACTTATAATTAAGGACTAAGAATTCTTCTACACTAAAGATACAAAGATTTCAGACAGAAAAAAAGTGCAACTAATTGTTATCCATATATATTATAGCATTAAGATCTAACAACAGAATATTAAAAGAGAATCAGATCTATAAGATGGGAAATAAGATGCTTACTGCCAAGGGACATCCCCAACAAGCATTCTGTCACCTTCATTATCCTCATAAACAAGCGTATATTCGCCACTTCCGTCCAATAATCCTGTTATCGCTTTCtctccttcttctttcttctctttcccACCACCAGATGGATCACTTTGAGCTTAATTAACACAACAAAAAAACATAAAAGTAAGAACTTTTAGTTCAAAACCCCCCTTCAAAGTTAAACTTATATATGTACTTATACTACTAAGTCATCTTTACATGTTATAGAAGGTTCCgcattttcaagattatataagtTTCACCTTTTACCAGTCgatgtaacaacaacaacaacccagcagTGAGATCTCACTGGGTTGTTGTGTACGAAGACTTTCCTCTGGAGGACAGAAAGGCTGTTTTTCCGATCGACGTATTTAAGTTAAACtctaaaaagaatgaaaaaattaTTAACCTGCAAGAAGGCCTCTAAAGAGTTCATCAACAGCAGAGGAGAGTTTATCATAGCTGTCATAAGCTTTGAGATCTACTTTCCTTCCAATAGGAATACCATCCATATTGATCTTAACAAATAATCCTTTCTGACAAATTTCCATTGGTTTTTTGTTGGCAACAATcttatttgggaccacattatGTGACTCAGTCACAGGTTTCAAAGAGCTGCTACTTGCAATATTCTTCCTAAATGAACGAATTGGAGGCCAACCCACTACTGGTGCTGGTGCAGTCCTATTTTTATAAAgaattaaacaagtaacacaAGTTAGTCTCAAGAATAAAATCGTTACTATCATATggaatttgtaaataattaggatAATAAAGGCCCAATAActttaaattattatataaataaaagCCGAAAGCAGCCATAGGGAAAACTTCAAACCACCACTAACACAGGGCATCACAAGCTAGAGAGGTGTATAAAAATGGAGTTTAATTTTATGTATTGACGGTATATAAATTTTTGAAACCATTAAAGTAAAATAAATCTATAACACCTAAGTTAAGAAGTAAATTTTCCAGCCTAATAAGGTAACATTGTGAAATTGTGTGATAACGTGCTACAAGCCATTAATTTAAAATGAATGGTAACTTGTGAAATTCAGTGATAACCTGCTACAACCCGATATATTAAAATGAATCACACAATCAGTGCTATGTGAACATGTATAGATTTTTAAACCATAGTTAAATTGACCTATAACAACATGTAATTATTCATGGTAAGATTAACTTGAAAAAATTGAGTGATAACATGCATGCTATTACACTCATGCAAGGATTAACTCGAGAAAATTGAGTGATAACATGCTATAAAAGATTAAATTGAACCAACATATAACTTAAATCAATAAAATTAAGctaaaacaaggaaagaattgCCTAAATTTCCGGGTAATCAAAAGTTGTGTACACGGAATGAAGTATGTTATAACACGAAAAGGATATGTACCAAACAAAAGAGAAACACGGCTCAAATATGATTCAACATATTTGTACCATATCAAATGGTAAGGAACTGAGAAAATAAGGCACTATTTGTTGTTTGACTGACACAATTAAACGAAATAAATGAATGAAAATAGTACTATCAATTtgctttcttttttaaaaaagatcAAACTTAAATCAGAAACCAACTTTCAAAAGTAGGAGCAATTAAtgaatgaaaataaataaaaatactttATACTGATCTGCAAATCACATTACACTAGAACAGACAAATATTACAAGATGAAATGAAAGAATTCTGTGCATAGGACCACAACAACACCTGACATGGAGTGCAATAGTGAATATCCTCTGTCAAAAACAAGTAAAGTAAAAACAAATAAGGGGAGCAAAAAGCTGAGTTACCTTTTCTGAGCACTGTTGGGGACAGGACCTGTTTTTGTAGCTGGTGAAAATGCCTTCTTTTCTGCAGCACTCTTCTGCATATCTACTGCTTTAGAGCAACCAGCTGTCTGTAATGATTCCTGTGCCATAACACTATGTTTCTGTGGTGTTGATTGAAgctgaagaaatgaagaaaacttCTGCTGCTGAACTTGGCTTCCATTGTTAGGAGCGTTTGAGATGTAACCAAAAGGGAAATGGGTTTCATCCTTTTCTCTAGACCAGTCTCCGTTTGGGGGACCAAGCCTTAACTCGAGCTTTTTCTCCTCGTTTCTTGAATAACCTTCCATTTCTTTAACTTTGCTATGTATTCAACGtcaataaaaatgaaataaaagaccACCTCTATTTGATATCTACCTAAGTAACTTCCTGCATAAAAGAAGATAACATCAAGTTCACAAGAAATTTACGTTTAAGAATAAGCTATGGTTAAAAACATGCCAAAAGGTCATGGAAAGTTGAAGATCGTTGTTGTAAATACCTTGAGTTTCAACCAAAGCTTGAAGTGAAAGACACCCACATAGTGATGGAGAAAAAAATACTGTATAAAAGTTCTCTAAAACCCAGAAACCAGATGATTTAATACTTCGAATCCAGAAGATGTAAAACCCCAAAGGAACActacaaagacaaagaaaaataggTCAAGAAAAGGAGGAAGGGCTATTATATATGGTGATGACTAAAATATTTTCTGGGGTAAGCAGAGAGTGAGAGTGTGGGTTTTATCTTGAGATTATTCAAGAGTGGAGAATAGAGTTAATAGAGAGAGAGAAATAGCAGAAGATGTAAATAAAAGGAAGCTAGAAATATAAGAGGGAGAGTCATGTATATAGAGAAAATAGGGGGGCAGAGGGAGATTCTCTTCACTCAAAGGAACGGACCCAATCCTAAAAACAGCAAACGGATTTGTAGCAAAACTCACGCAACCACAACCCCCAAAAAAAATTTGTTGTAATTTGTTTGGTTCAATGAGCAAAGCGTGCTGTGCTGAccaccctttttttttttgaccTTTTCCCTCTCTCTCTGTATATATCTTTAAAGCTAAAGAAAAAACTTTTTTCTGAAGCCTAATAAGTATGACTCAACTCTACAGAAACCCTATAGGATTAGCACACTTACCCAGACATACCCAAAGATctttttaatttagttaattaattactaTAGTAAAGAATTCTGTAAACCCGCAGAAAGTCATGCCTCGCTAAAAAGAAGTGTGAACAGTAGGTTGCTTCTAACAATGAAAGTCTTTTGAACCACTTCTAGTAATGTTTAAGTAAAGTAACATTAAGTTTAGAAAGTGACTTGATCTTTAATTTGAGGAAGGcttattcttaattgttaccAAACCCGGTTTAGAAAATTGGTTCTTGCTATTTGTTTATGAATTAAACATTACTTGCTCGAACAACTTAAAGTAATTTAACCCTATCAACAAAAGCGAATTAAAATTTAATCATGATGGATTCGATCGTGAGATTATAGCACCGAActtcttgtatttttaaattatattattcATTGAAATTTAGTAAAGCATATGAATTTTAATTTGAAGATCCATAGACAAAATTCTTCGGCCGACTCTAATTATTAGTGTGTTATAATGCAGATATTTTGGCTAATCTTCGTATTGCCAATTTTACTTTTTacttaataattattattaaatgaTTTGATTATTTTAAAATTTGTATATTCCTAGTTTATAGTAGAAAAGAGTAGAAGAGGAATAGAGATAGAGACAGAAAAAAAAAGTGAGGATTTTGCATGATCTGTGTTTTGGCAGAGGAGGTGCAATAAAAACATGCAGATCCCataattttgtcttcttcctTCGATTCTTTTTGCGTATCATAATACTGTCCACAGTCTAATTACGCAAGCCTATTCAGCCTTCCAAAGGCCACTCAGTGTAACTATAACTTTATCACCATTAAACAAAGCCACTTCTTTTTGGTTTTGAGTAATTACAGTATTTTGTGTAATGGAACAGTAAATTATTTCTCAAACTGTTGTTAGTCCAATTAGTAGGTTTTGTTGTTTCCTTAAAGTCAAACATTTAATTAACAGCTGATAAGCTTCTTTAATTACTTTTGATTTCCGCTTAAGTTTGACATTACTAAGTACTACAAAGCCAGAATAATAAAGCTCCACGTCACACCTTTGAATTTAGAGTAATTTAGGTTCCTCACGTGTGGGTTTTGGCTTCTCTTAGTATATATTCTCAGTTCAATGGTAAGAAACCTACCTGCTTTGGTCTAAAACTTTGAAAATGATATGTATACATGTCTCTATGTATGTATTACTCATAGTCTTGGTCAAACAAAGAATTCTCCTCCCTTTGTACCAATTGCTGGTGACATTTTGGTCTTGTTTTACTCCATGAGCCTGCATTTAATGTCTTGTCATATCAACCTCTAAAGTCGATTGGTAAGTATACCGAATTGACAACTAGTCGTGCATTCCCTTAATTGGCATGACGATGACGAAGTTTATATAGCTTAATCAAAATTTCTAAAACATTAATAGGGTCGAACAACCTGAGATTAGATCTGATAATTAGTGATCGGATGGGCTTGAGCCTGGCTTTTAAAGAGTTGACCCATTTTATGATAAATTCGAATATATAATAGTACAGTATTTTGTGgatattttgggatttgggaAAAAGAACGAACGGAGTATTGGAGAATCAGGAGTTTCTGTCGACTGCAGTAAGTAGAGTTTGGATACTGAGCAACGCCATCTCAACCTTTGGTACTCCACATTGCCACGTGTCCTGCTTTTACGTGTTTTCTCTGTTTTTCCATTTAACATCTTTTATGGGTGTTTGTATAACATTCGAcgcttcttatttacattttacagTATTTTGGTTTCCGACCATCAAACATGCTAAAGAGCTTTTAATGCCTGTATCGCTCAAGTCGGCGGTATAATTAACCGCCTGTTCTGGATAATATGCGCGTAATGCACCCGAATGAAGAGAGTGAGCACGGGTAATTTTGATTTAAAAGATTAAAAtaagtagaaaaaaataaaaagaggaggcagaaaataaatttaaaaagagagaaagaaaaataaaataaaaaggctGAAGAGACCTTCCTCCTCCCTCATTAGTGTCGTCCGTTCCCCATCCCccatttctcttcttcttcccttccattcttctcttcctcttcttctttctccCTCTATTCTTCCAGTGGGGGTTCAAATGAAACCTATGAAGATTCAATTGATTTTCTGTTTTAGCTACTTATAAGTGTGGGATTTGACTTCAATTGATTCTAGGGGGGTTTGTAAATAAAGATTCCAACTTTCTTCGAATTGGGTAAAGATTCTTGATAAGTCTCGTTTAAATTTGTTGTTCTAATTTATAAGTTTGCACCGGAACTCTATGGGATAGTGACTGAAAAAGGGTATTATCTTGGCCTTATTGGTAATAATAATTGAATAAATATTCAAGTTTTCTTCAAATTAAAACAACCTATTATAATTTcactagtggagtctggggagggtagtgtgtacgcagatcgtGGCCTTATTAGTAATAATCATTGAATAAATATTCAAGTTTTCATCAAATtacaacaacctagtataattccactagtggagtctggggagggtagtgtgtacgcagaccttacccctaccttgggtggagaggctgtttccaatagactctcggctccctccctccaagaactctccacaTTGCTCTTGgcgtgactcgaactcacaaccttttggttggaagtggagggtgctcaccactagagcaatcCATTCAAGTTTTCTTCAAATTGAGTAAAgatatttgatgggtcttgtttATTTATATGTAATtttaaagtaaatatgcaatggaACTCTCCATCAATGGTGTGACCGAAGAGGGGTGCTTTTCgtgaagtaaaaataaaatagatgaacaagtaaaacatgaaaagaaattatataaTTTGTAAATAATGTGAAAAAAAGTAAATTATTATTTTACCATGAAAACTCTGACGGGGACACTGATGTGTCATGATGTGTCATCCACGTCAAGCAAGTGAGCAAGACACAACTGTAGAAGTGTTTAGAATATCATGTTTGAACAAGTTCACGTGTCAAGCAAGTGAGCAAGACACAACTGTAGAAGTGTTTAGAATATCATGTTTGAACAAGTTCACGTGTCCACTTGAAACTCTAATAGAGTAAGAGGGCCGAGATGTTaaatgaaaagaaatacaaatgtCTATTAGTCTATTATGCCTTTTTTCTACTATCAGTACTCACTACTTCTTATTACTCTCGTATCAtttaatatattataaaaagatatttattattatttaaaattatcaatcaaaactTAAACTCATTTTGTTTTAAACGTATATAAATAATTTGattatcaattttttttaatactattaataaataaaagttaaactcattttGATTTAAACGTGATTAAATGACACGTCTAAGTAAATCTTTTTTGAAAGCAGGCACGAATGACAATAGGAAGACACAGTttgagttttccacttaaataTTTAACGATTTAAAATTTTAGATGAGTTTAATCTCAATCAAAATGTCGATATCTATTTGATAAATTATGCGTcttttattttgataatttaacaAACTTTATGAGAGAACCGGATAAGGTTCCTGATACAATTAGTTCCCTTGTGTGCACAGTAACTATTCAGATGTCTCGTTCAATTCTCGATGAAATTAGATAAGGGAACAGCAGAGGGAACAGATAGGGATCAGTTCCCCTGGTTATCGTGCAGTCAACTCTACAGTTGTAAAAGTTGTTGCTCTGTACCGTCTGGAAAACTGTTGCACTGTACCGTCTGGCAACAATACAGCAGCACAGTTGTAGCTTGCTAAAGCCAAACTAAAGGACACTTTATTGCATCATCCTTGATGACATCACACGcatattatcaacatgaggcaagCGATTTCATTTTCTCAAGActtgaaaatccaaaaagataatATTCTCTCAAATGTTAGCCATCACCTCTCTCAAAAACAAAGTTGTTGCAACCTCAATGACCagatccaaagattgaagatatcttaaatCCTTAGGTTtattgagtctttgttatttgttctgcATTTGTAATCCTACACTACTTTCAAGAAGTGTCTTTGTAGGGCAGATTTAAACCGCTTTTTGGTTTAGtttcttgactagagttagtcaagatTTATTGATTTGTAATACAGTTATTACAAAGAGACTTGCAATATAGTTATTGCAAGtaggtgagggattaagagtttaattcctaagTTACAATAGGTTACAATCTAAAGTTGCTCGGTTAGTAAAATTGAAATCCTACtagtgtaggtcgtgatttttaatcccgtaAGCTAAGAGTTTTCTACATAAaatattattgtgttatttacttaccgttgtgtgtgtgtgttctgtaggaactaatagagaaccaggttctctatatagtttggtggactcttagcttacatcaattggtatcaaagcaggttctttctataaggctaacacctagaaaggatctacaTGGCTGCTCCatcaaattttgaagaaggtcaatcaacctacagaccatCAAGATTTCAAATGGTTCGTAGAAATTGAGGCATTCCCAAGAAGGGCAGTTCTAGCATAAACACTAAAGGATATGATTGCTATCACAAGTGCGGAAGGCCAGGATATTTCATCAAAGATTGTCCTCTCCACAAGCAGGACCATTACAAACACAATGCTTACAAGATGGTTAAGATGAACCCGGTCCCTGATAGGAAGTTCAAGAGAAGAGATGTCGTTGATAATATTGTAAAGCAAGCTCTGGCTGCCTAGGGGGATTCCTCGAGTGAATTTGAGGGTGATGATGAACAAGAAGACACAAAGCTGTAAAATATGATTCCATATTTGCACTGATGTTAAAATCTGATGAGGATAAAGAAGATGATGACGATAAGGTAAACTTTCTGGacgttcaaagaaatttgaagtctTATTCTAAAAAGAAGTTAGTATGTTTAGCTAATATTTTAATTGATGCTTACTACAACCTCAGtagtgataaaaatattttaactgaAGAAATCAGAGAGTTAGAACAGGAGAGAGATGATATGGTAGTTGTAGTTGTAGATTTGAAGAAAACAGTGGaggaaacaaagaaagaaaatatccTCTTAAAAGATTCAATGGAAAAATGTATGAACTCATCTAAAGGAAAGGAAGTGGCAAGTGAGGCACaccttaagcttgaaaatgaactcaaaaatataaaattgagtCTTGCTGCTGAACTTAAAATGAATAGATGACTTCAGGAAGATTTAAGCAGGGTTAAAAATAATCTAGATAAATCTCTGAAGTAGACCTGGTCCTCTGATATAATCATTTCTACGTATAAAAGTAATGGGGGTAACATGCAAGGAATCGGGTTCCACAAGGAAAAAGCCCCCTATAACTCATACAACAAGTATGTTATTATACCTCATAACTGGCTTTGCACTCACTCTGGTAAGACTGGTCATTACAAAAGTTCACGTAAAGCATAGTTTCAGTCTCAAcggaaaaataaagtttttgttaAAAAAAGTATCTACTGCTAAGGAACCTGATTCTCTTAAAAAGAAATGTGTGATGCCTACATGGACAAAAAGACGTGTGATTCACCCATTCCCTCATTACTAGGGACCCAAAACTTATTTGGATTCCCAAGTCTAATCTCTCATTCTCTCGTGCAGGCAGTagtaaaagaaagaaatcaaaatggtacatggatagtggctgctctaaACACATGATTGGAAGAATGGATGGTTTTCTTTCACTCAAAGCCCTGTAAGGTGGGAATGTATCA
This DNA window, taken from Nicotiana tabacum cultivar K326 chromosome 4, ASM71507v2, whole genome shotgun sequence, encodes the following:
- the LOC107797525 gene encoding auxin-responsive protein IAA26-like; translated protein: MEGYSRNEEKKLELRLGPPNGDWSREKDETHFPFGYISNAPNNGSQVQQQKFSSFLQLQSTPQKHSVMAQESLQTAGCSKAVDMQKSAAEKKAFSPATKTGPVPNSAQKRTAPAPVVGWPPIRSFRKNIASSSSLKPVTESHNVVPNKIVANKKPMEICQKGLFVKINMDGIPIGRKVDLKAYDSYDKLSSAVDELFRGLLAAQSDPSGGGKEKKEEGEKAITGLLDGSGEYTLVYEDNEGDRMLVGDVPWHMFVSTVKRLRVLKSSDLSTLTRGIKQN